From one Dyella sp. 2HG41-7 genomic stretch:
- a CDS encoding STAS/SEC14 domain-containing protein, translating to MIEQLPTLPAGVLGFRMRDLVTAQDYESVMVPDIEAAFALNPKLRLVVHVGDDFVGFAPGAMWDDVKLGFRHISGWERTALVTDVGWIRVMSSMFGFAMPTQFKLFTNAEFEEAVRWVASP from the coding sequence ATGATCGAGCAACTTCCGACTTTGCCCGCCGGTGTCCTTGGTTTTCGCATGCGCGACCTGGTGACCGCGCAGGACTATGAGAGTGTGATGGTGCCGGACATCGAGGCAGCGTTTGCCTTGAATCCCAAACTGCGCCTCGTGGTGCATGTCGGCGACGACTTCGTGGGCTTCGCGCCTGGGGCGATGTGGGACGACGTCAAACTCGGTTTCCGCCATATCAGCGGCTGGGAACGCACCGCACTGGTCACTGACGTGGGCTGGATTCGCGTGATGTCGAGCATGTTCGGCTTTGCGATGCCCACTCAGTTCAAATTGTTTACCAATGCCGAGTTCGAAGAGGCCGTGCGTTGGGTTGCGTCGCCCTGA
- the folP gene encoding dihydropteroate synthase, which translates to MMSDLFATVLDCNGRSLTLDQTRVVGIINVTPDSFSDGGQFAHVDDAVAHGLRLAEEGADMLDVGGESTRPGAADVSIDDELRRVIPVIEQLVARTSLPIAVDTSKPEVMRAAVAAGAGMINDVYALRREGAMDAAAELRMPICLMHMQGEPRSMQDEPHYDDVVGEVHRFLTDRLFACELAGIDRRKVMVDPGFGFGKNIEHNLALLRKLERFADLGSGVYVGLSRKSMIGALTGRKEPSERAAGSVAAALIAAQRGARMVRVHDVAPTVDALKVWHAVKAGDVPERRDTPKAPRWPDDE; encoded by the coding sequence ATGATGTCGGACCTGTTCGCCACCGTGCTCGATTGCAACGGTCGCTCGTTGACCTTGGATCAAACACGCGTGGTGGGCATTATCAATGTCACCCCGGATTCGTTTTCCGACGGCGGACAATTCGCCCATGTCGATGACGCCGTAGCGCACGGCCTGCGTCTGGCGGAAGAGGGCGCGGATATGCTCGACGTCGGCGGCGAATCCACGCGCCCCGGCGCCGCCGATGTTTCCATTGACGACGAACTTCGTCGGGTGATTCCGGTGATCGAACAACTGGTCGCGCGTACGTCGTTGCCGATTGCCGTCGACACGTCCAAGCCCGAAGTGATGCGTGCGGCGGTCGCGGCCGGCGCGGGCATGATTAACGATGTCTACGCTCTGCGACGCGAAGGCGCGATGGATGCCGCAGCGGAATTGCGCATGCCCATTTGCCTGATGCATATGCAAGGCGAGCCGCGCAGCATGCAAGACGAACCGCATTACGACGATGTCGTCGGCGAAGTACATCGCTTTCTTACCGATCGATTGTTTGCGTGCGAATTGGCCGGCATCGATCGCCGCAAAGTGATGGTCGATCCCGGCTTCGGCTTCGGCAAAAACATCGAACACAATCTTGCCTTGCTGCGCAAACTGGAACGTTTCGCGGACTTGGGCAGCGGCGTTTACGTCGGGTTGTCGCGCAAGTCGATGATCGGCGCACTCACCGGCCGCAAAGAGCCGTCCGAACGCGCGGCCGGTTCGGTCGCCGCCGCGCTTATTGCGGCTCAGCGCGGTGCGCGCATGGTGCGCGTGCACGACGTCGCTCCCACTGTGGATGCGCTGAAAGTGTGGCATGCGGTGAAAGCCGGCGATGTGCCCGAGCGGCGTGATACGCCGAAGGCGCCGCGCTGGCCCGATGACGAATGA
- a CDS encoding DUF2461 domain-containing protein, translated as MPRAYFSTATFRFLKALARNNNREWFLAHKADYERDVRDPFLELITDIQAPLAKISEHYRADPRKSGGSLFRIYRDTRFSNDKEPYKPWASARFFHERRHEIPAPSFYVHIKPGDCFVGGGIWHPESDALKHIRGFLSDNPAAWKRAVQSKAFRDHFAFWGESLTRPPRGFDPAHELIEDIKRKDFAAGEQFDEALACSSELLPFMVASYKRLAPMIDYLCAAQELEF; from the coding sequence ATGCCGCGTGCTTATTTTTCCACTGCCACGTTTCGCTTTCTCAAAGCGCTTGCCCGCAACAACAATCGCGAATGGTTTCTGGCGCACAAGGCCGACTATGAGCGCGACGTGCGCGACCCATTCCTGGAATTGATCACCGATATCCAGGCGCCGTTGGCGAAAATCAGCGAGCACTATCGCGCCGATCCACGAAAGAGTGGCGGGTCGCTCTTTCGCATCTATCGCGACACGCGATTTTCGAACGACAAAGAACCGTACAAGCCCTGGGCCAGCGCGCGCTTTTTCCATGAACGTCGGCATGAAATTCCGGCGCCGTCGTTTTACGTGCATATCAAGCCGGGCGATTGCTTTGTCGGCGGCGGGATTTGGCATCCGGAATCGGATGCGCTGAAGCATATTCGCGGGTTTCTGTCGGACAACCCGGCTGCGTGGAAACGCGCCGTGCAGAGCAAAGCGTTCCGTGATCACTTTGCGTTTTGGGGTGAATCGCTTACGCGTCCGCCGCGCGGATTCGATCCGGCTCACGAATTGATCGAGGACATCAAGCGCAAGGATTTTGCGGCGGGCGAACAGTTCGACGAAGCGTTGGCGTGTTCGTCGGAATTGCTGCCGTTTATGGTGGCTTCGTATAAGCGACTTGCGCCGATGATCGATTATTTGTGCGCGGCGCAGGAGTTGGAGTTTTAG
- the orn gene encoding oligoribonuclease — translation MSQANEDNLIWIDLEMTGLDTDRDSILEIATIVTDKDLTVLAEGPVFAIHHEVERLEAMDAWNRNQHRRSGLWDQVAMSTATHADAEKATLEFLKAWVLPGKSPMCGNSICQDRRFMHRQMPQLERFFHYRNLDVSTLKELARRWAPTIGRGFNKESAHTALSDIRDSIDELRYYRQFMGALGGVEQSA, via the coding sequence ATGAGCCAAGCCAACGAAGACAACCTCATCTGGATCGACTTGGAAATGACCGGTCTGGATACCGACCGGGATTCGATCCTCGAAATCGCCACCATCGTTACCGACAAAGACCTGACCGTTCTGGCCGAAGGTCCTGTCTTTGCGATTCACCATGAGGTGGAACGCCTGGAAGCGATGGATGCATGGAACCGCAATCAGCATCGTCGTTCCGGTTTGTGGGATCAGGTGGCGATGTCTACCGCCACGCACGCCGATGCCGAAAAAGCGACGTTGGAATTTCTCAAGGCGTGGGTGCTGCCGGGCAAGTCGCCGATGTGCGGCAATTCGATCTGTCAGGATCGACGCTTTATGCATCGCCAAATGCCGCAGCTCGAGCGGTTTTTCCACTACCGCAATCTCGACGTTTCCACGTTGAAAGAATTGGCGCGTCGCTGGGCGCCGACGATTGGCCGCGGCTTCAATAAGGAATCCGCGCATACCGCGCTTTCGGATATTCGCGATTCGATCGACGAACTGCGTTATTACCGCCAATTTATGGGCGCGCTCGGAGGCGTGGAGCAAAGCGCATGA
- the sbcB gene encoding exodeoxyribonuclease I, which produces MQTLFWHDYETFGTDSRRDRPIQFAGIRTNLELEIVDEPVMFYGKPPREMVPSPESCLITGITPQQADRDGLIEADFAARVHEQLATPGTCGVGYNSLRFDDEFTRQLLYRNFFEPYGREWENGNSRWDLIDLVRMCAALRPEGIVWPTHEDGALSFKLEHLATANHLQQARAHDALSDVQALIDLARLIRVRQPKLWEWHFALRRKQRVFELLDTTAMTPLVHVSSRYPASRCCLALIAPLAVHPARAGEIIVYDLAQDPAELLALDVDEILDRMFTARADLPEGVERIPLRTIHANRSPALAPMSVLKGVDLQRLQLDVDRCLAHAEKLRTAAGLGEKLRRIFQQTANLPPPEDPELALYGGFLPDADKRLLREVRATPPEQLDPRNFRFRDGRYPDLLFRYRARNWPHTLTPDERAHWESFRTQRLTHATPLTTLTLSDYFAKLALLRNDPLGQGKVALLDQLQAWGEQLAAEAGVTA; this is translated from the coding sequence ATGCAAACCCTCTTCTGGCACGACTACGAAACCTTCGGCACCGATTCGCGCCGCGACCGCCCCATCCAATTTGCCGGTATCCGCACCAACCTCGAATTGGAAATCGTGGATGAGCCGGTGATGTTTTACGGCAAGCCGCCCCGCGAGATGGTGCCCAGCCCGGAGTCCTGCCTGATCACCGGCATTACCCCGCAGCAGGCCGACCGCGACGGATTGATCGAAGCCGACTTCGCTGCGCGCGTGCACGAACAACTGGCCACGCCAGGAACCTGCGGCGTGGGATACAACTCCCTGCGCTTTGACGACGAATTCACGCGGCAGCTGCTGTACCGAAATTTCTTCGAGCCGTATGGGCGGGAATGGGAAAACGGCAATTCGCGCTGGGACCTGATCGACCTCGTGCGCATGTGCGCCGCCTTGCGCCCCGAAGGTATCGTGTGGCCGACGCATGAAGACGGCGCGCTCAGCTTCAAGCTGGAACATTTGGCCACCGCCAATCATCTTCAGCAGGCGCGTGCGCACGATGCGCTGTCGGATGTGCAAGCGTTGATCGATCTGGCGCGATTGATTCGCGTACGCCAACCAAAGTTGTGGGAATGGCATTTCGCACTACGCCGCAAACAGCGCGTATTCGAACTGCTCGACACGACTGCGATGACGCCGTTGGTGCACGTTTCGTCCCGCTATCCGGCCAGCCGTTGCTGCCTGGCGCTGATTGCACCGTTGGCGGTGCATCCCGCGCGCGCCGGCGAAATTATTGTTTACGACCTGGCGCAAGACCCTGCCGAGTTGCTCGCGTTGGATGTGGATGAAATCCTCGACCGCATGTTTACGGCGCGCGCCGATCTGCCCGAAGGCGTCGAACGCATTCCGCTGCGCACCATTCACGCGAACCGCTCGCCCGCGCTTGCGCCAATGTCGGTACTGAAAGGCGTGGATTTGCAGCGGCTGCAATTGGACGTCGACCGTTGCCTCGCGCACGCCGAAAAGCTGCGCACTGCCGCCGGCTTAGGCGAAAAACTACGCCGTATTTTTCAACAAACCGCCAACTTGCCACCGCCGGAAGATCCCGAGCTCGCGCTTTACGGCGGATTCCTGCCCGACGCTGATAAACGACTACTGCGCGAGGTTCGCGCAACGCCACCCGAGCAACTCGATCCTCGCAACTTCCGCTTTCGCGACGGGCGCTATCCGGATTTGCTTTTCCGCTATCGCGCGCGAAATTGGCCCCACACGCTCACGCCCGACGAGCGCGCGCACTGGGAATCGTTTCGCACTCAACGACTCACTCACGCGACGCCTCTCACCACGCTCACGTTGTCGGACTACTTCGCCAAACTGGCGCTGTTGCGCAACGATCCGCTGGGACAAGGTAAAGTTGCACTGCTCGATCAACTACAAGCCTGGGGCGAACAACTTGCCGCCGAGGCTGGCGTGACCGCCTGA
- the lysS gene encoding lysine--tRNA ligase produces the protein MSESTDTPIIDENKLIAERREKLSALRTQGIAFPNDFKVDNFAGDLQTEFADKETHTAEAIEAAARIVKVAGRIVLKRVQGKVSFVQMQDFTGRIQLFIHQGTVGEATYEAFKGWDVGDIVGAEGVLMRTKTGELSVKVRELRLLTKSLRPLPDKWHGLADVEQRYRQRYVDLIVTEEARSAFMTRSKIIGYMRKWLEAEPYRFMEVETPMMHIIPGGATARPFITHHNALDIDLYLRVAPELYLKRLVVGGFDRVYEINRNFRNEGVSTRHNPEFTMLELYQAYATYHEIMDLTENVIRDTAKNVLGTTKLAWEGAEIDVGPAFRRWRMEDAVLELNPDIKREELRNRDAMAAHAARLGVHVKPGYGWGKLLLEIFEKTVEHTLVQPTFIIDHPVEVSPLARENDVDKGITDRFELFINGKELANGFSELNDPEDQAARFQAQVDAKESGDDEAMHFDADYIRALEVGLPPTGGLGIGIDRLVMLFTNSASIRDVLLFPYMRPEA, from the coding sequence ATGAGCGAATCCACCGACACCCCGATCATCGACGAGAACAAGCTGATTGCCGAGCGCCGCGAAAAACTCAGCGCGCTGCGCACGCAAGGCATCGCGTTCCCGAATGATTTCAAAGTCGACAATTTCGCGGGCGACTTGCAGACCGAATTCGCCGATAAAGAAACGCATACCGCCGAAGCGATCGAAGCGGCTGCGCGCATTGTAAAAGTGGCCGGACGCATCGTGCTCAAGCGCGTGCAAGGCAAAGTCAGCTTTGTGCAGATGCAGGATTTCACCGGCCGTATCCAACTCTTTATCCATCAAGGCACGGTTGGCGAAGCCACCTACGAAGCCTTCAAGGGTTGGGACGTCGGCGATATCGTGGGCGCGGAAGGCGTATTGATGCGCACCAAGACCGGCGAATTGTCGGTGAAGGTGCGCGAGCTGCGTCTGTTGACCAAGAGTCTGCGCCCTTTGCCCGACAAGTGGCATGGCCTCGCCGATGTGGAGCAACGCTATCGCCAGCGTTACGTCGATCTGATCGTGACCGAAGAAGCGCGCAGCGCCTTTATGACGCGCTCCAAGATCATCGGCTACATGCGCAAATGGCTCGAAGCCGAGCCGTACCGCTTTATGGAAGTGGAAACGCCGATGATGCATATCATCCCCGGCGGCGCCACGGCGCGTCCGTTCATTACGCATCACAACGCGCTCGATATCGATTTGTATCTGCGCGTGGCGCCCGAGTTGTACTTGAAGCGTCTGGTGGTCGGCGGCTTCGACCGCGTCTACGAAATCAACCGCAACTTCCGCAACGAAGGCGTGTCGACCCGGCACAACCCCGAGTTCACGATGCTGGAGTTGTACCAGGCCTACGCCACGTATCACGAGATCATGGATCTCACCGAGAACGTGATTCGCGACACGGCCAAAAACGTGCTGGGCACCACCAAGCTGGCATGGGAAGGCGCGGAGATCGACGTCGGCCCCGCATTCCGTCGCTGGCGCATGGAAGACGCAGTGCTTGAGCTCAATCCCGATATCAAGCGCGAAGAACTGCGCAATCGCGACGCCATGGCCGCGCACGCCGCGCGCCTAGGTGTGCATGTAAAGCCGGGCTACGGCTGGGGCAAGTTGCTGCTGGAAATCTTCGAGAAGACGGTAGAGCACACCTTGGTGCAACCCACCTTCATCATCGATCATCCGGTGGAAGTGTCGCCGCTGGCGCGCGAGAACGATGTCGACAAGGGCATCACCGATCGTTTCGAGCTGTTTATCAACGGCAAGGAACTCGCCAACGGCTTCTCCGAATTGAACGATCCGGAAGATCAGGCCGCGCGCTTCCAGGCGCAGGTGGATGCGAAGGAATCGGGCGACGACGAAGCCATGCATTTCGACGCCGACTACATTCGCGCGCTGGAAGTAGGCTTGCCGCCGACCGGCGGTCTTGGCATCGGCATCGATCGTCTGGTGATGTTGTTCACCAATTCGGCGTCGATTCGCGATGTGTTGTTGTTCCCGTATATGCGCCCAGAGGCGTAA
- the recJ gene encoding single-stranded-DNA-specific exonuclease RecJ: protein MASLARLAAVRLVIRQILKRRPLAGEPTGWGDAVHPLLQRIYAARGVLGPEQAEHRLNRLLSPQQLSGMQQAVSLLVEAIRNDMSVVIAGDYDCDGATGTAVAVRGLRLLGARRVDYVVPNRFVHGYGLTPELVASLPSHAQIVVTVDNGVASVAGVAAARARGMRVIVTDHHLPGDRLPDADAMVNPNMHGDDFPSKALAGVGVMFYVLLALRAHLREQGWFNGKPEPDLSAVLDLVALGTVADLVPLDFNNRVLVEAGMKRLRSGRGCAGIMALIEASQRNAVALCTSDLGYAIGPRLNAAGRLEDMRLGVECLLTDDAAQARRYAELLSSINQERRDLQASMVAEAELMVASAAQVDAQTVGVTLFEPSWHAGVVGLVASKLKERLHRPVIAFAPAGEDDPDHLRGSARSIAGFHIRDALAAVDAKFPGLIERFGGHAMAAGLSLPTDHYPRFAEAFDTVAREWLSEEQLQSVLYTDGEMAAGMFTLDMARMLRFAGPWGQAFPEPVFENRFECFSWRPMGERHLRLSLRDPRDDAVYDAVMFNAYDGQPPPSILRAAFELTINDWQGRESPRLLLRYIEPV, encoded by the coding sequence ATGGCATCGCTTGCGCGTCTGGCGGCGGTCCGCCTCGTGATTCGTCAAATATTGAAGCGACGTCCGCTCGCCGGTGAACCGACGGGTTGGGGCGATGCGGTACATCCGCTTTTGCAACGCATCTACGCTGCGCGCGGTGTCTTGGGGCCGGAGCAAGCCGAACATCGCTTGAATCGTCTGCTGTCACCGCAGCAATTGAGCGGCATGCAGCAAGCAGTGTCCTTATTGGTCGAAGCGATTCGCAACGATATGTCCGTCGTCATTGCCGGCGACTACGACTGCGACGGCGCGACGGGTACGGCTGTCGCCGTGCGCGGGTTGCGCCTGCTCGGCGCGCGTCGTGTGGATTACGTGGTGCCGAATCGTTTTGTGCATGGCTACGGACTGACGCCGGAATTGGTTGCTTCGCTGCCATCGCATGCGCAAATCGTGGTGACGGTCGATAACGGCGTCGCCAGCGTGGCAGGCGTGGCGGCGGCGCGGGCGCGCGGCATGCGCGTTATCGTCACCGATCATCATCTGCCCGGCGATCGCTTGCCGGATGCGGACGCCATGGTCAATCCCAACATGCATGGCGACGATTTCCCAAGCAAAGCGCTCGCCGGTGTGGGAGTGATGTTCTACGTGCTGCTTGCCTTGCGTGCGCATCTGCGCGAGCAAGGTTGGTTCAACGGAAAACCCGAACCGGATCTGTCTGCCGTGCTCGATCTGGTCGCGCTTGGAACCGTGGCCGATCTGGTGCCGCTCGATTTCAACAATCGCGTACTCGTCGAAGCGGGCATGAAACGCTTGCGCAGCGGACGTGGCTGTGCCGGCATCATGGCCTTGATCGAAGCCAGTCAACGCAATGCTGTCGCGTTATGCACGAGCGATCTCGGATACGCCATCGGCCCCCGTTTGAACGCCGCGGGTCGACTGGAAGATATGCGTCTTGGCGTGGAGTGTTTGCTGACGGATGACGCTGCCCAGGCGCGGCGTTATGCCGAATTGCTTAGCTCGATCAACCAGGAGCGACGCGATCTTCAAGCGTCGATGGTTGCGGAAGCGGAACTAATGGTCGCGAGCGCCGCGCAAGTCGATGCGCAAACGGTCGGCGTCACATTGTTCGAGCCAAGTTGGCATGCCGGCGTCGTCGGGCTGGTGGCGTCCAAATTGAAGGAGCGTCTGCATCGGCCTGTGATCGCCTTCGCGCCGGCCGGAGAAGACGATCCCGACCATCTGCGCGGCTCGGCGCGGTCCATCGCCGGTTTTCATATTCGCGATGCGCTGGCGGCAGTGGATGCGAAATTTCCGGGATTGATTGAACGCTTCGGCGGACATGCCATGGCGGCGGGTCTGAGTCTGCCCACCGATCACTACCCCCGTTTTGCGGAAGCCTTCGACACCGTGGCGCGCGAATGGCTGAGCGAAGAACAGCTGCAGTCGGTGCTCTATACCGACGGCGAAATGGCCGCCGGCATGTTCACCTTGGATATGGCGCGCATGTTGCGATTCGCCGGTCCGTGGGGGCAGGCGTTTCCGGAACCGGTATTCGAAAACCGCTTCGAATGTTTCAGCTGGCGCCCGATGGGCGAGCGACATCTCCGGCTCAGTTTGCGCGATCCACGCGACGATGCGGTGTACGACGCAGTCATGTTCAACGCCTACGACGGACAGCCGCCGCCGTCCATCTTGCGCGCCGCGTTCGAACTGACCATCAACGATTGGCAGGGCAGGGAATCGCCGCGGTTGCTGCTGCGTTATATAGAGCCCGTGTAA
- the asnB gene encoding asparagine synthase B has product MCAIFGMFDLQPGDDFAALRLLALELSQRQRHRGPDWSGVFVDAGAILVHERLAIVDPASGAQPLRSRDGHLALAVNGEIYNHRELRAHSSYDFTTGSDCEVINALYREHGTDFLTKLNGIFAFALWDGDAKRYVIARDPIGVCPLYWGHDEHGRLCVASEMKALVGVCADVAPFPPGHVYDSETGQLQSYYKRPWRDYAATKGHQPQALRQAFEQAVHRQLMTDVPYGVLLSGGLDSSLVAACAARFARERVEDDDRSEAWWPRLHSFAIGLEGSPDLAAAKVVADALGTVHHGFVYTFAEGLDALPEVIRHIETYDVTTIRASTPMYLLARRIKAMGVKMVLSGEGSDEIFGGYLYFHKAPSPEAFHEETVRKLDALHSYDCLRANKSMMAWGVEARVPFLDLEFMETAMSMDAAHKMAGNGRIEKAVLREAFVGALPESILWRQKEQFSDGVGYGWIDGLKAHAEQAISDREFAAAASRYPFNTPATKEAYLYRRIFEKHFPGEACAATVPGGKSIACSSPAALAWDPAFAAMADPSGRAVRGVHEHALQAAP; this is encoded by the coding sequence ATGTGCGCCATCTTTGGAATGTTCGATCTGCAGCCGGGCGACGATTTCGCCGCGTTACGACTGCTGGCCCTGGAGCTGTCGCAGCGTCAGCGTCATCGCGGGCCGGACTGGAGCGGCGTGTTCGTCGACGCGGGCGCCATCCTGGTGCATGAACGCCTCGCCATCGTGGACCCGGCCAGCGGCGCGCAGCCGTTGCGCTCCCGCGATGGTCATCTCGCGTTGGCGGTGAACGGGGAGATCTACAACCATCGCGAGCTGCGCGCGCACAGCAGCTACGATTTCACGACCGGTTCGGATTGCGAAGTGATCAACGCGCTTTATCGCGAACACGGCACGGATTTTCTTACCAAGCTCAACGGCATTTTTGCGTTCGCGCTGTGGGACGGCGACGCCAAGCGCTATGTGATTGCGCGCGACCCGATCGGCGTTTGCCCGCTGTATTGGGGACACGATGAGCATGGTCGATTGTGCGTAGCGTCGGAAATGAAAGCGTTGGTGGGCGTCTGCGCGGATGTGGCGCCGTTTCCGCCGGGGCATGTTTACGACAGCGAAACCGGGCAATTGCAGAGTTACTACAAGCGTCCGTGGCGCGACTACGCGGCGACCAAAGGTCATCAGCCGCAAGCATTGCGCCAGGCATTCGAACAAGCGGTACATCGTCAGTTGATGACGGATGTGCCGTATGGCGTGTTGTTGTCCGGCGGTTTGGATTCCTCCTTGGTGGCGGCTTGCGCGGCGCGCTTCGCACGCGAGCGCGTGGAAGACGACGACCGCAGCGAAGCGTGGTGGCCGCGTTTGCACTCCTTCGCTATCGGCTTGGAAGGTTCGCCCGATCTCGCCGCCGCGAAAGTGGTGGCCGATGCGCTCGGCACGGTGCATCACGGTTTCGTCTATACGTTTGCGGAAGGTTTGGACGCGCTGCCGGAAGTGATTCGCCATATCGAAACGTATGACGTAACTACGATTCGCGCATCCACGCCGATGTATCTGCTGGCCCGTCGCATCAAGGCGATGGGCGTAAAGATGGTGCTGTCGGGTGAAGGTTCGGATGAAATCTTCGGCGGTTATCTCTATTTCCACAAAGCGCCGTCGCCCGAAGCGTTCCACGAAGAAACCGTGCGCAAGCTCGACGCCTTGCACAGCTACGATTGCCTGCGCGCGAACAAATCCATGATGGCCTGGGGCGTGGAAGCACGCGTGCCGTTCCTCGATCTGGAATTTATGGAAACGGCCATGAGCATGGACGCCGCACACAAGATGGCGGGCAATGGCCGTATCGAAAAAGCCGTGCTGCGCGAAGCGTTTGTGGGCGCGTTGCCGGAATCGATTCTGTGGCGACAAAAAGAACAGTTCAGCGACGGTGTCGGTTACGGCTGGATCGATGGCCTGAAGGCGCACGCCGAGCAAGCCATCAGCGACCGCGAATTCGCCGCTGCCGCGTCCCGCTATCCGTTCAACACGCCGGCCACGAAAGAGGCGTATTTGTATCGCCGGATTTTCGAGAAACATTTTCCGGGCGAAGCCTGCGCGGCGACCGTGCCCGGTGGCAAGTCGATTGCGTGCTCGTCCCCGGCGGCGTTGGCGTGGGACCCTGCGTTTGCGGCAATGGCCGATCCGTCCGGCCGCGCGGTGCGTGGCGTGCATGAGCATGCGCTCCAGGCTGCGCCGTGA
- the prfB gene encoding peptide chain release factor 2 (programmed frameshift) produces the protein MIETNPILAQIADLTARIESLRGYLDYDAKRERLEEVSRELESPTVWDDPPRAQELGRERARLDTIVSGIDRITAGLTDAGELLDMAAEDGDDATVQSVQTDVAKLDADVSKLEFQRMFSGKMDPANAFVDIQAGAGGTEAQDWAEILLRMYLRWCESRGWKAELMEVSAGDVAGIKSATFRVEGDYAYGWLKTEIGVHRLVRKSPFDSDNRRHTSFTSVFVSPEVDDDIDIEINPADLKTDVYRSSGAGGQHVNKTESAVRITHVPSGVVVACQTERSQHANRDRAMKMLAAKLYELEMQKRNAEKDALEATKSDIGWGSQIRNYVLDQSRIKDLRTGIERTDTQKVLDGDLDEFVEASLKAGLDAGAKRLDA, from the exons ATGATCGAAACCAATCCGATCCTTGCGCAGATCGCGGACCTTACGGCCCGCATCGAATCGCTTAGGGGGTATCTT GACTACGACGCCAAACGCGAGCGTCTGGAAGAAGTAAGCCGCGAACTGGAAAGCCCCACCGTGTGGGACGATCCGCCGCGCGCGCAAGAACTGGGCCGCGAACGCGCCCGCCTCGACACCATCGTTAGCGGTATCGACCGCATCACGGCGGGTTTGACGGATGCCGGCGAGCTGCTGGACATGGCGGCCGAAGATGGCGACGACGCCACCGTGCAATCGGTGCAAACCGATGTGGCCAAACTCGACGCCGACGTGAGCAAGCTGGAATTCCAGCGCATGTTCTCCGGCAAGATGGATCCGGCCAACGCCTTCGTCGACATACAGGCCGGCGCCGGCGGCACCGAAGCGCAGGACTGGGCGGAAATTCTTCTGCGCATGTACTTGCGCTGGTGCGAATCGCGCGGTTGGAAAGCCGAATTGATGGAAGTGAGCGCGGGCGATGTGGCCGGCATCAAATCCGCCACGTTCCGCGTGGAAGGCGATTACGCCTACGGCTGGCTGAAAACCGAAATCGGCGTGCATCGTCTCGTACGCAAAAGTCCGTTCGATTCCGACAATCGCCGACACACCAGCTTTACCTCTGTATTCGTGTCGCCGGAAGTGGACGACGATATCGATATCGAAATCAATCCGGCGGATCTGAAAACCGACGTGTACCGTTCGTCCGGCGCCGGCGGCCAGCACGTCAACAAAACCGAATCGGCCGTGCGTATCACGCACGTTCCGTCCGGCGTGGTCGTGGCGTGCCAGACCGAACGCAGCCAGCACGCCAACCGCGACCGCGCCATGAAAATGCTGGCCGCCAAGTTGTACGAGCTGGAAATGCAAAAGCGCAATGCGGAAAAGGATGCGTTGGAAGCGACCAAATCCGACATTGGCTGGGGCAGCCAGATCCGCAACTATGTGCTGGACCAGAGCCGCATCAAAGACCTGCGCACCGGCATCGAACGCACGGATACGCAGAAGGTGCTGGACGGCGATCTGGACGAATTCGTGGAAGCCAGTTTGAAAGCGGGCCTGGATGCCGGCGCCAAGCGTCTTGATGCGTAA